ttctaaaaataattccgTTCATATTTTTAGCTGGCTggtttgaataattaaaaatgaaaccaTGATGACGTTCAATAAAtagattctttttttttattagacacATTTCACGTCAccacatagttttttttttttgagcaAAGATATCCCAACATACaagtaacattattttatacatcatTTATTGTATCAGGCGTGCCATCTCAGCCTTCGAACCTAGTCGCAGTGGAGGCAGGCGAGACGTCCGTGACGTTATCGTGGCGACGCCCCGCACACGCTGGTGACAACATTGTCTCCTACGAGCTGTACTGGAATGACACCTACGCCAAGGAGCACCACCGGAAGTAAGTCTAGTGGTTTAATTTAAGAATGTGTTCTGGCacctttttttctttggtgATCTAGTAACTCCTTTACAACATAATGTAACATAACTTTCCAATTTTATATCACACACATACATTGATTTGTACAAATACAGattttacagataaaaaaatcattcatcCCAATGcccattcatttatttaaattcgtaAATTCTCTAAAcgatatatttgtataatttaatttacataaatggtgtaattattgtatgaaatatatttggttctaaatgtacattatattGTGGGTGTAGCATGTTTCCAATGTTATCAATAAGTGTTGACATATCAATAACCTCTATTTTCCAAATCTAGGCGGATCCCCATAGCGGAGACATACACTCTGAACGGGTTGTACCCCAACACGTTGTACTACATCTGGCTGGCAGCGAGGTCACAACAGGGGGAGGGGGCCACGACACCCCCCATCGCGGTCCGAACAAAACAATATGGTATGTCCACACCAGGGCCTGTTGGAGTGACGTGAGAGTGGTAGACTGGCTGGGAAGGCACTTGACGACTGGcactatatattaaaaaaaaagaaatatgaatCTGTGTGTTTAACACGAGAATATtcattcgaaaaatcttaattttaacactaaaaataaaactggccGCCAAAGAAATcttcgtttaaaaataaatagcctTTTAAACTATGGCTTCTTTCATCTACTAATTATTACCACAAAATGAACATAACCTTTCAGAAACAGTCTAGAAAGAATactaattatcattttaacgtaaaattttatttttctcggTTTTCCTGTCTCGgagttttcatatttttcatggCGTTGTAATAAACCTCCGTTGTAAGCCCGCTTCTACTGTTATCTccgtgaaaaaataaatattttgatatttgttcCAACGCTTTATTAATCCAGCGTAATTGGCAAAGAAGAAACAgcgaatttttttatgttttctagTTTATGTCTTCTTTTCACGGCAAAGATGGATTTGCATTTAAACTTTATGAATAACGAGTGCCTTTCCAGCCAGCGTTTTGTGAAAATGTGTGAAAGTGTGATTCTATGGTGGTCCAGGTAACTCCTCCCGTAATAAGTATTCACATAAAAGCACCTGCCCGGCACGCCGCCAGTAATACAGCACTAGCACAAGTTTTATATATCACGATATGTGTTCGTAATCGTACATTGTCGACGGGTAAAGTGTACGCAAGAAAATACGCCGCTTTCCAATCAAATGCGTACACAGTACCTGGAGCCCTGGATCCATCGGCTGGTGAAGCCGCGGCCGTAAGGCTAACGTCGCCTCGCCTCGGATCAGCTACATAATTGCAGTTTTAAGAAGCTCGATCTCACCCGCTCACCCCGCGAGCTGAGTCGCCATTTTTAAAACTGAAGTTATGTTATTGCTCCATAAGCGGGCTCGCAACTCGGCGGTCTTATTAACTAATGGATCAAGGGCTTTAGTAGTAGCTTTATGTTGTTCGTAGGTCAGTTTTAATCTGAGGTTAACGCCTCGAGTGacctgtttttattttattttttaatacagagAGCGACGCGTCTGACGAAGCAATTAATTGATCCATCATGTTTACGAGTTTGCTAGTATATAAATTTCGTCAGTCGCCAGCTCGGACATAATCATCACAATTTTCTTCCAACAGGAGAAAGTGTGACGGATGAGACAAGAGATGTATGGGCGAGCGGATCATacactcacacacacacacacacatgtgCATGCTCGACTTTATTTTGACGGCTGAGCCgtcatttctttttgttttgggCACATTTATCTTTTTGTTTTCCAATCGCATTCAGTGATTGCATCGGTTAGGTCGGTTGTGGGTCTAACGGGGCGCGCGGCTCGCGAGCGCCGAGCGCCCAGTTTCAGTTGCAGATCCGAGGATTGTTTTCCTTATTATTGAGCTTGTTTAGTTCCTGGAGCGCCCCCGATGAATGTAACTGCCGCGGCGATTTCTCCCACTTCGATTCGGGTGTCTTGGCAACCGCCGCCCGCTGAGCGAGCGAACGGGCGGATCGCTTATTACAAGCTGCTGTGTGTGGAGTCGGAGCGTGGCGACTCTGAGGCGACGGTGGTGAAACTGAACCAAACGTCGTTTATCCTGGACGAGCTGCGGCGCTGGACCCAGTACCGAATCTGGGTCCTCGCCGGGACTAGCGTGGGGGACGGCCCCGCCTCGTACCCCGTCACCGTCCGCACTCATGAAGACGGTACGTGTCATGACAACTCATTGGCAACTTTAATAACACCTTTTTAGTCTGTAGTCTCCAATTTATGAAAATGCTTGCATCTTCTaaagattatataaaagtGTATTCgtcgtattttttgtaatactatTGAGCAAGCGAACAAACAATCGGTCCCCCGGAAGTGTTCATCGCAGCCTATGGTATTTATTAGatggttatttaaattataaacgtttacatacattttaacaattttatcataaaatggAGACTACACAGCCAAAGGAATTAAATCTAACCaatcaatatttcaattatctcaaattaaattaacgaaGTTCTTTGGCGATGTAATATCAGAGGCCTCtaaagtaatataacatttagcCCTCTCTTCCTGGAACCCCCCGAGGGCATCTTGAGAGTACTAAGAAGCAACACCCtctaatattacatttacataaagcATATCAAGAATAACaacattaacttttaataatctttatgTACTGGTGCTAAGGTTTCTGGATTAATACATATGTTTGGGTAATAAGGAAAATCCTTCATGACTTCATTCAATGTCATGTCATTAAAATAACCTTCACTACTTCGTTCAGCATAATTCATGAACGATTTTACCTTTGCATTGGATGCCAGTCAAAATTGAAACACATTGTACCATTAATGAGTTTACACGATTTATAATGTATCTACAATTAAACAAATAGTTTCAATTTTGTCTGTATTCCAATCTAATGACTGTCAAATATTTGCTAACACATTGGTGGTGGGTCTgatttttgattatattatattcgtctacaaatattattataatcatcgCAACCTCGAACCGTAAGCGCTGTTACTATCAAAATTActaatgtcatttttttcttttgttccCTTTTTATGAGCATATAGCAGGATTCTAATCGAGGAGGTTAATTCTTGTAACGAAATTTTACTATGCTTGCTGATGAACATGTACTATGTTATATCATGTCACTAATTTATCATTGCATCGCCGCTGTCGGCGGTGTGGTTCCCACTCACTGTCACATGTAATGATTTTCTTTTGGTGGCCAGCCGTTTGGGCTGATGATGGCACTCACTGAAATGCAAACTTTATATTGCACCTGACATAGTGTCGACGGCAcctgtattataattttggcGCACAGTTGTTAAGTATTTAGAGATGGACACAATTTTGCATGTTTTCTTTACGACACAGCACCATTTTTCGTTCAGTTAATTTCACTAGGCACCTGGTGCCTTATTTGTAAGTTACGGCCGGTATCTTATGTAAGATATTTCCATTTACGATTTCAAGCTAAATTGAGCCTTGCGTCGTCTTTTCATTGTGCCTGATTTCGGTTGTCATTGTAACACGGACTCATATCTTCATACGACGGGGCACGTAACTTAGAAATAAGACCCTTATATAGGTCCACGTCTGACACACACAACCTTGCTAGTTATCTGTTTGGTTGCGTGAGGCAGACTGCACTTTTAGGAAGCACTCAGCACTACTTAGCGACGACACGAGGTGAGAGAGCGAGTGCGTGACACTCACAGGCGATAACCGCTGATCTGCCAATACCTGCTTCTCTATTTAGAACTGTATTTCTAACATAATAGGGGCTACTTCTATTTGGAGAAGCGGGAAGCTAGATCAGTCGGTTTCGCGCTCGACACTCACCAGGCACGAGCGCCGCATTTGAATACCAATACCGTCCCCACACGACACGCGCGCATGCTATACTATACTCTATACTCACAACTACTTCTCCACTCACTGTACTATCTTACTACTTTCTATTAGCGGGAAGGCTGTCGAAGTCCCGAGGATCCgtcaaaatttcatttccaGCAATTGGCCTTAGGATCCAACGGATTACATGAGCGACGCTCTTCGCCTGTATTTACTCCGTCTGCTCGGTTCTAGACTACGCGCTACCTCTATCTTTACTCTATCTCTGTCTATCTAACTTGCTCTAAGCTACAACTTCTTGCCAGTAGCGATTTCTCTCTTGCCTTTCTTCTCTCTTCTGTATACTCTATCAACTTTTCGTCGTGCATGCACACTAGATATTGTGACATACAAATACTATTTATGCCTAACGTTCGCTATTGCCGTTAACAAAGAACGGACGGGACTCAAAAAGAACGCTACGAGATATTCCTGGTAACTCCTGATATTATACTGAACAGTTTCGAAGACCACAGTCAAGAACAAAGACACTACGACACTGTCACAAACATCACTGAAGACTACAAACACAAGGTACGAAGCTCACACACACAGAAGATCGGCGCACATAGACAAGACCTGACCTACACATGAAGCACACACATAAAGACTGGCGCCGTCGCGTAATCAATACATGTGCGTGTGAGTGTCTTCTCTGAGCTGAGGGACAAGAAACTACGATATGCTTGCCAATTTCTTTTCCCCATTACATCCTAGATTATTACGACTAACTCTTTTTCAAAGACAGTTCTTGAATAGGCGAGGTCTTTAATTTTCCGAAATTGTTTGATGATGTTTTAATGTACGCTTTAGGAAAAGAAAAAGGCAATGCAGGCGAACATATAACTCCGCTGGGGTCCCAAGTGGCTTACCCCGAATGTGCTCCTAAAGAGCTCAAAATACACGAGGAAGTAAAATAAGAGTACCCCCAATTCTACAAGCGTTCTACTCGTAATCTCTCACTTAGTAGTTCCGTTCGCCCTGCAATGTTCGCACAATTTGTCTTAAATGTATTTGAATGcgtttttctcttttttctcTCGTCACTGACTTTGTATGGGCCGCTGGTAACCCGTACAGCCATCAGGAGTGAGTACAAATTACTATAGTGCTTGTTTTTATGTGCGTTTGTGCTTGTGCCTAAGCTTTAATGTAGTTAATTCTTCCTAGCAACTTGATCTGACGATTTATAACAAACTGCAAGCGGTTACCTATTGAGCATGACTTCTGGTGTTTGAAAGATTTGGCGTGACTTTTACTGCAGTGATCGTCCCCAAGTCTGATTTCCCGAAGCATGATCCCTTGCAGTGTGTGTAATAAGATTATAGTTATAGTTTTATGCTGCTTTGGACTACTAATAGATAATACTTACTAAATGTTCTCTCTATGTAAACGCTTGACAATTTTAGTTGTACTAAACGATGTGGATTGGAAGGTAATGGATTTTAATTGGTTATGGTGATGTGAAAGGGCGTAATGATAATCTCAGTGTGTGTTGGTATTCAAATGCCCGATCGAGATGCTGAGCGGCGATTGTTAGACATTCGCCGGACCTGGATGCTCTATCAGCAACGCGACGGCGTTTACCGACCGCACTTCAACCAtcaatgtattaaatttgCAGTAATATGAAGCCTATGACGCTTAAAAACCAGATTTAGACCCTTGAGTCGCTTTAGGTAGTTTTTCTCTAGCACGCTCCCGTAGATGCTGATAGGGCATTTAGGTCAGATTTCAAACAGGTCTGAGAAAGATATCTCACATTCGGTTTGTGTGTCACAGTGCCCGGGGAACCTCAAGACGTGAAGGTGAACGCAATCAACTCCACATCCATCCATGTCACGTGGAAGCAACCACATGAAAAAGAGAAGAATGGCATCATCCGAGGCTACCATGTTCATGTGCAAGAAATCAGAGAAGAGGTAAATAGAATTATAATGAAGCAAAAGTTTATTCTAATTTACATGACATTCAACTGTTTACAAAAGATaacctttaatttaaaataaatgtctatTGTGCTGCGGCTCCCGTATGAATATTGGTTGTATTATTCCAATGTGCTATTCTGGTTTTATTCAAACCGTgcaccaaattttattaaaatccaaccagtaatctttttttaaatagtacttaattacaaacatacatctaTCGtcgcaaactttcgcatttataatattagtatgatatGATTTCTTACTATGATCTTTAACTCCATAGGGCAAGAGTCTTCTAAACGACCCTATGAGATTCAACGTGATGGACGAGACCACATTGGAGCTGAACGTCTCTGGCCTACAGCCGGATACCAAGTACAGCGTCCAGGTGGCTGCTCTGACGAGGAAGGGCGACGGAGACCGCAGTGCGCCGGTGTCTATTAAGACCCCCGGCGGTGTGCCAAACAGGCCTACCGTTAACCTCAAGTATGTAGATAACCAACTTTCTAGAATATAATAACCACAGaagatattatttctaatattataatcctTTTCCAGGGTCTTAGAGCGAGAGCCGATTGTCTCGATTGAAATAGAATGGGCTAGACCGACCCAGACTTATGGAGATTTGTTAGGATACCGATTGAGATATGGCATCAAAGACCAACTACTTGATGAAGAGAATTTCGGAACGAAGGTCACgtcacataaaattaatgatttagaAAGAGGAGTACAATACGAGTTTAGGGTAGCCGGTAAAAATCATATCGGTATTGGACAggaaacaattaaatattggcTAACACCTGAAGGTGCACCAAAGGGCCCACCCACTAATGTCAGCTACCATTTCCAAACACCAGATATTATAAGCATAACATGGGAACCTCCAATCAGGGCAGACCGAAGTGGccaaattaagaaatatgatGTCCAATTCTATAAGAAAGGTGACCAGGCTTCGGCGATTGAAAAGAAAACTGAAGGAAATAAAGCAGTTTTTACTGGTTTAGAAGAAGACGCTCACTATGTTTTTAAGGTTAGAGCTTACACTATACAAGGAGTTGGGCCTTACAGCAAAGAAATAACTGCCCACACAGAAAGAGATATTGGTAGAGCGCCTATGTCATTAAAAGCTGTCGCAACTTCAGAATCCAGTGTTGAAGTCTGGTGGGAAACGTTTCGATcgagaaagaaaattattggctatgttatattttataccatgACGCCAGTAGAAGATCTAGATGAGTGGAAACAGAAAAGTGTTCATGTAACGCATTCAGCAGACCTGGAAAACTTAGAAAAATTTGCGGAATATGCCGTCGCAGTGGCTGCCAGAACAGCAGATGGTCTGGGTAGATTATCAGAAAAGGTTACTGTTAAAGTTAAACCAGAAGAAGTGCCTTTAAACTTGAGGGCTCAAGATGTGTCCACGCATTCCATGACGTTATCTTGGACATCTCCATTACGATTAAATCCCGTTAGCTATAAGATTTCTTACAACGCTATCAAAGAGTTCGTCGATTCGCTAGGTATGACTCAAACTCAAGAGATACCGAAAAGAGAGATTATAGTTAAGCATGATAGAACGTCGTATTCCATCAATGATTTGTCACCATTTACCACGTACAACGTTAACGTAAGTGCGATACCTAACGATGACTCATATAGACCACCAACCAAGATCACTGTTACCACTCAAATGGCGGCACCGAAACCTATGGTAAAACCAGATTTCTATGGCGtcattgaaaatgaaattcttGTTATTCTACCTCAAGCTTCCGAAGAGTACGGGCCCATTTCTCATTATTATCTAGTTGTAGTACCTGATGATAAAGCACATAATCATAAGAATCCGGATCAGTTCCTAACCGACGatttaattaagaataatgTCAGAACTGACGATGAAAATGCTCCTTATATAGCTGCCAAATTCTTAcaacgaaatattttatatactttccACCTCGGAAATGACGAAATGTATGAAGGTTTcctaaacagaaaattgaatccaagtaaaaaatatcggGTATTCGTGCGTGCTGTAGTAGATACGCCTCAGAAACATCTTTACACGTCCAGTCCGTTTTCTGAATATTTATCTCTAGATATGCGTGAAGCGCCACCTGGTGAGGAACCGAGCAGACCTGATCCTAAAGATATCAATGGAGATCCAGAAATTCGAATTGAAGAAAACAAGAAAGAGGCTGGCATGGTTTGGGTCATTGGTCCGATTATAGCTGCCCTAATGCTGTCGCTTTGTTTTGTTCTGTTATTCATATTGAAGAGACGAAGACAACCTTGTAAAACACCAGATCAGGCAGCAGTAACTCGGCCATTGATGTCAGCTGATGTTGGATTTGGGGCTCCATCAGATCCAGTAGAAATGAGACGCCTAAATTTCCAAACCCCTGCTATGATCTCTCATCCACCAATCCCTATATCTGAACTTGCTGACCATATCGAGAGATTGAAAACTAATGACAATCTCAAGTTTTCTCAAGAATATGAAAGCATTGAACCTGGTCAACAATTCACATGGGATCATTCAAATATGGAAGTAAATAAGCCTAAAAACCGTTACGCTAATGTGATTGCATACGACCACAGTCGCGTCATTCTCCAGCCCATCGATGGAATACTTGGAAGTGACTATATTAATGCTAACTATTGTGATGGCTACCGTAAACATAATGCTTACGTTGCTACCCAGGGTCCTCTTCAAGAAACCTTTACTGATTTCTGGCGAATGTGCTGGGAACTCCGAACATCTACAATAGTCATGATGACTAAGCTGGAGGAGCGAACGAGGATTAAGTGTGACCAGTACTGGCCCAGCCGGGGTAGCGAGACGTATGGCATGATGACGGTGACCATCGCCGAAGTTCAAGAACTAGCGACCTATTGCATCCGTACTTTCCAAGTTACGAGGAATGGTGGAGCTGAGCGTAGGGAGATTAAACAGCTTCAGTTCACCGCCTGGCCCGATCATGGTGTTCCAGACCATCCTGCTCCCTTCCTGCAATTCTTGCGTCGCGTACGAGCATTGAATCCTCCTGATGCTGGCCCTCTCGTTGTTCATTGTTCGGCTGGCGTTGGCAGGACTGGATGCTTCATCGTAATCGACTCCATGCTCGAAAGGGCTAGACATGAACGCACTGTCGATATATATGGCCATGTTACTTGTCTGAGAGCTCAGCGAAACTACATGGTGCAAACTGAGGACCAATACATCTTCATTCATGACGCGCTACTCGAGGCTGTTGTGTGTGGTGATACTGAAGTCCCCGCTCGTAACTTGCACGCTCATATTCAGAAGCTAATGCGTGTCGATTCTATTGAAAATATCACTGGTATGGAATTGGAATTTAAGAAACTGGCTAATATGAAAGCTGACTCGAGCCGTTTCGTTTCTGCTAGCTTGCCCTGCAACAAGCACAAGAACAGACTGGTACACATCTTGCCGTACGAGTCGAGTCGCGTTTGCTTGACTCCTCGCGATGGCTCTGATTACATCAATGCTTCGTTTGTGGACGGATACAGATACCGATCAGCATACATCGCAACTCAGGGACCACTTCCTGACACAACAGACGATTTCTGGCGGATGCTATGGGAGCACAATTCTACAATCATTGTTATGCTCACCAAGCTAAAAGAAATGGGCAGGGTAAGTAACACTGCTAATGaagctttttattatttttgtgtattttgacgtcagattaaataaaaaattgttttttaggAAAAATGCCATCAATACTGGCCTTCAGACCGATCCGTACGCTATCAATGCTTCGTAGTAGACCCCATCGCTGAATACAATATGCCTCAGTATATCTTGAGGGAATTCAAGGTAACACACATCTTTTACAACTTTTGAGTCAAATTATAAAGCGAATCTTTGAACTTCTATCACGAATTATTTATGATGTTTTCATAGGTGACAGACGCACGCGATGGGGCTTCGAGGACGGTCCGCCAGTTCCAGTTCACGGACTGGCCCGAACAGGGAGTTCCGAAGAGTGGCGAAGGCTTCATCGACTTCCTTGGACAGGTTCACAAGACCAAAGAACAGTTCGGACAAGACGGACCTATCACTGTGCATTGCAGGTAAGTGTACTTAAAGATATTGAACAACGTATTGATTCATTTCAATGGCAGGCTATTTTATAGTAACCTAGaataaagctttatttttgaaaacagtAAATGAACTAGTTTTCTGCAACATTCTTTTCTAACCCAACAATCAGGTTTAAGACCCAACATATCCTCAATATGAGTACCACCAACCAGCTGGTAACCAATTGTTGAGAAATAGTGGGTCCGCAAATCTTTCTGACAACATTTTGTAGATTTGCCCTCTTCAGCGATTTCAACATAATTTTCCTTCCAGCGCGGGGGTGGGTCGCACGGGGGTGTTCATTACCCTCTCAACGGTACTTGAGCGCATGCAATACGAGGGCGTAGTGGACGTGTTCCAGACGGTCCGCACGCTGCGCACGCAGCGCCCCGCCATGGTGCAGACCGAGGTAACATCTTTAGatataatcaatattataataaaaaatgcatcagtatttaattattacacaatCACATAATGTTCATTTACTACCTCATTTACTAGCTGAGAGGCTTCCACTGTCTGGAGGTTTCTAAGCAGACTCCGGGCTGGTGTAGGGAGATGGAGAATACCGTGGAGAAtacgttcagatgagagagactgtaaatgtatttaaatatagctCCATAAAAGACCTTAATGAGGCCAATTATACGGCAATTGTTGTAACAACTTACTggtctaaaataatataatttgtctgcTATTTCAACtctttatttgattaaaactaaagtGCACGCGGCCCCATTTGCACTCGTCTTGAAAAAAGTCGACTACTGTACTGAAAGTACTGAAACTATAGTCCAACTTTTCCGTCGACTATCACACGTGAGTGACGTATTtctctttaataattttgattaaaatacttCTTTATTCATATCAGGACCAGTACGACTTCTGCTACCGTGCTGCGCTGGAGTACCTGGGCTCCTTCGACCACTACGCTAACTGACGCTGAGACATGCTCGTCTAACGGACTTGTCGCTTACGTACTTAATCGCCCGTGTAGGTTCGCTGGTTTTACGAAAAATGTGATCAAAATCAGGGCTCCCTTGATcttgtttattgttttcattccGACTAATAAAATGGTCAGTAACCGCTCTATTGGCTACATTGACAGCTTTGActgtaaattaatgaaatgaattaGGTAACTTCTGTAACAACCACTACCAATTCCACTATTAAACTATTGAAGTGCGGacttaaaaacattgtttttaccCACGATTAAACGTAtactaagtacttaaatattttcgatTCCTTAACAAGAAATATACTGTTACTTGTGAATTCGTAAAATGGACAAGAGCATTTGTATTTGTGAGTTGGAGTCCGAAATATCTTGAACACATTTCTCGAAAGGCTTCCCTAAAACGTCATCCAcgaaaaacaacaatattgtACGACATATTATAACTTAGCTagaagtattttattgtttttcttggATGACTTGCGACGCTTGCTGTTAAGTAGTTGTCTCCACAGACTGACCGTTAGTTAACATCATTTTCACTTATATACTTATGAGGCTAACATGTATGAGTGCCTAGGAACGCAACTTATGATGTAAATTTACGAAAGTGACCACTTAAAACTTGATTGTGAGTCTAAagggtaataaatatattattaattatcctACTACTTATGATATGCCTGTTCTCGCTATTTTTAACTGTATGGAACAGAATGAAGTCCATATGAACAGTTAAAGTATACTTAGATGTATTTAAAAGATGTATTAAGAATATAACTACAGAGTTCGCAAAACTATTTAACGATCGGTGTAACGCGttggaaattataatttgctaAAAGGTAAGTTAGTGATTGAAACAGTGCGCTTAGagaattaaataacttttacataTATCCAATTCTGATCGTCACATATATGCAAACatattgtataatgtataaatagttattGCAGCTGTAAttagaagtttatttttcatatcgggtgttaaaatatgttaagtaGTGTATATTGTGGTAACTCGATTCTTGCAATACAATTATTGAACTCTTTTTAGACGAATCGGCTGTGTCATGTGGAGTTATATGTATGTCCTGTGCGtagatatttatgtaaatagctATATTTTCGactgtgtaattttattttattcttgccTATCAGCCAACTTTAGATAACTGATAACGAATCGATGATTCTCGATtgtttttttagaattatgcttttaataaaatcgcaGCTTGCTTTTAGTAATGATCGTGATTAATAATGACATATCTGTATGTAGgtagaaaatgttattgtcAGTGTGTTATTGTTTGGACCTGGTATGAAGGACGGTCGATCTTAAGCTAAAAATGTGGATTAAAGAAACTTATTGGATTCGTAAAGCGCATacattttagaattaaaaacGAACAGTTCCATGCATTTTCATTCGCTATTTTGTTACTGTTTTTTTCAAAACGCGTAAGTAAGGACCCCGTATGATCGTAACTCGCGACTTCACTATTTTAAGCTATCTTTAAGTATAGTACGTTGTTTAATCTTTTACAGTAATCCCCTTGCCTAGTATAAGATTTTTAGGTTTTTCACTcgttttatacaatatacctacttgtatCGATTTATCTACCTATAAGTTAAATTTGAGCTTGTATGTAATTTAGGGGATAAAGTCAACTGCGCGTAGTTACATTTTgaacaattcaaaaata
This portion of the Plodia interpunctella isolate USDA-ARS_2022_Savannah chromosome 10, ilPloInte3.2, whole genome shotgun sequence genome encodes:
- the Lar gene encoding tyrosine-protein phosphatase Lar isoform X5, translating into MNSVTTPAQPSAGKMRERRRALHRTAALLFACLLFIYPQVDASDDETEETVPTTVEVETVAPPPAIPPVNDSGNIYIRYLTHPPEITIRPRNLQVRANGIAAFYCAARGDPIPNIQWRKNGKRVSNMQSRYQVSGMDAAAGPAANGAVLRIEPVRALRDDATYECVAENGVGDAVTAVATLTVFETDKVPPGFPNIAPPPTTMVVEVGHTATLPCQATGNPTPKVKWLFNSLPLDVASNPRYALLNDKMHGTLQIVKSEEDDQGKYECVAENSIGTDFSKPTSLYVKVRRVSPQFSIPPPPRTEVMLGGNLTLKCVAFGSPMPTVKWRKGLTKWLTPEDNPPLGLNTLKLEDIRESANYTCEAASVLGVIEFVSEVKVQTLPGPPTEVRASEITATTVRLAWTYSGPEEPQYYVIQYKPKYANQAFSEISGVITQYYSVTNLSPYTEYEMYVIAVNNIGRGPPSAPAVITTGETEPGSAPRNVQVRPLSSSTMVIQWDEPETPNGQVTGYKIYYTTDPSQQLQSWHSQMMDNSHLTTISELTPHTVYTIRVQAFTSVGPGPISAPVQVKTQQGVPSQPSNLVAVEAGETSVTLSWRRPAHAGDNIVSYELYWNDTYAKEHHRKRIPIAETYTLNGLYPNTLYYIWLAARSQQGEGATTPPIAVRTKQYVPGEPQDVKVNAINSTSIHVTWKQPHEKEKNGIIRGYHVHVQEIREEGKSLLNDPMRFNVMDETTLELNVSGLQPDTKYSVQVAALTRKGDGDRSAPVSIKTPGGVPNRPTVNLKVLEREPIVSIEIEWARPTQTYGDLLGYRLRYGIKDQLLDEENFGTKVTSHKINDLERGVQYEFRVAGKNHIGIGQETIKYWLTPEGAPKGPPTNVSYHFQTPDIISITWEPPIRADRSGQIKKYDVQFYKKGDQASAIEKKTEGNKAVFTGLEEDAHYVFKVRAYTIQGVGPYSKEITAHTERDIGRAPMSLKAVATSESSVEVWWETFRSRKKIIGYVIFYTMTPVEDLDEWKQKSVHVTHSADLENLEKFAEYAVAVAARTADGLGRLSEKVTVKVKPEEVPLNLRAQDVSTHSMTLSWTSPLRLNPVSYKISYNAIKEFVDSLGMTQTQEIPKREIIVKHDRTSYSINDLSPFTTYNVNVSAIPNDDSYRPPTKITVTTQMAAPKPMVKPDFYGVIENEILVILPQASEEYGPISHYYLVVVPDDKAHNHKNPDQFLTDDLIKNNVRTDDENAPYIAAKFLQRNILYTFHLGNDEMYEGFLNRKLNPSKKYRVFVRAVVDTPQKHLYTSSPFSEYLSLDMREAPPGEEPSRPDPKDINGDPEIRIEENKKEAGMVWVIGPIIAALMLSLCFVLLFILKRRRQPCKTPDQAAVTRPLMSADVGFGAPSDPVEMRRLNFQTPAMISHPPIPISELADHIERLKTNDNLKFSQEYESIEPGQQFTWDHSNMEVNKPKNRYANVIAYDHSRVILQPIDGILGSDYINANYCDGYRKHNAYVATQGPLQETFTDFWRMCWELRTSTIVMMTKLEERTRIKCDQYWPSRGSETYGMMTVTIAEVQELATYCIRTFQVTRNGGAERREIKQLQFTAWPDHGVPDHPAPFLQFLRRVRALNPPDAGPLVVHCSAGVGRTGCFIVIDSMLERARHERTVDIYGHVTCLRAQRNYMVQTEDQYIFIHDALLEAVVCGDTEVPARNLHAHIQKLMRVDSIENITGMELEFKKLANMKADSSRFVSASLPCNKHKNRLVHILPYESSRVCLTPRDGSDYINASFVDGYRYRSAYIATQGPLPDTTDDFWRMLWEHNSTIIVMLTKLKEMGREKCHQYWPSDRSVRYQCFVVDPIAEYNMPQYILREFKVTDARDGASRTVRQFQFTDWPEQGVPKSGEGFIDFLGQVHKTKEQFGQDGPITVHCSAGVGRTGVFITLSTVLERMQYEGVVDVFQTVRTLRTQRPAMVQTEDQYDFCYRAALEYLGSFDHYAN